A single genomic interval of Spinacia oleracea cultivar Varoflay chromosome 6, BTI_SOV_V1, whole genome shotgun sequence harbors:
- the LOC110798053 gene encoding uncharacterized protein, with protein MMMQTGNFDQFTYAGKFKINKMYKYLHDIGGHVAWKRIICNSKATPKPAFIVWLALHKRLPTKDRLRGWGINISGICELCQAADESLDHLFFDCTFSKEVWSGVLQHMEASRSVIQWELEVQWCSIKSRSTKAADIRRSIAFAETVYALWLQRNAKIFNNKIEPIDCIVRRILFIVAYRCE; from the coding sequence ATGATGATGCAAACTGGTAATTTTGACCAGTTTACTTATGCTGGCAAATTCAAGATCAACAAAATGTATAAATACTTGCATGATATTGGAGGGCATGTGGCCTGGAAGAGAATCATCTGTAATAGTAAAGCTACCCCTAAACCTGCTTTCATTGTATGGTTGGCATTGCATAAAAGACTACCTACTAAAGATAGGTTGAGAGGGTGGGGGATAAACATTTCTGGGATCTGTGAGTTATGTCAGGCTGCTGATGAGAGCCTTGACCACTTATTTTTCGATTGCACTTTCTCCAAGGAGGTTTGGAGTGGTGTTCTTCAGCATATGGAGGCCAGTAGGTCAGTAATACAGTGGGAGTTGGAGGTGCAGTGGTGTTCAATCAAGAGCAGAAGCACTAAAGCAGCTGATATCAGGAGAAGCATTGCCTTTGCTGAAACTGTCTATGCTTTGTGGCTGCAGAGGAATGCCAAGATTTTCAATAACAAAATTGAACCTATTGATTGTATTGTTAGGAGAATTTTATTCATAGTGGCCTATAGATGTGAGTAG